From Paracoccus suum, the proteins below share one genomic window:
- a CDS encoding aminopeptidase P family protein, with amino-acid sequence MSQARPSPVANAPAHHGDYPGRLGQLRAQMDALGVDVVLVPRADAYQGEYVADADARLRWLTGFSGSAGFAAVTRERAGVFIDGRYRVQVKAETDPAYFTPVPWPETTLAAWLREALPEGGRVGFDPWLHTMREVQELEEALTGADIALVPIPNPIDSIWHDRPDTPVGSVRLHDDAVAGATAAEKRARLGAELDKAGQAAAVLTLPDSISWLLNIRGSDLPSNPVVQAFAILEADGHVALFTDPAKFGDEVRAALGNSVSILPLAGFTPALQALSGPVRLDPGSAPQAVATLLTEIGTEIAEGQDPAVMPKAMKNAAEIEGMRAAHLRDAVAMVRVLHWLDTSPPGTLTEMAVVRHLSQLRREAGCIDQSFATIAGSGPNGALPHHHPTEAADRTLSSGELLVLDSGGQYEVGTTDITRTIPIGEVLVEARDPYTRVLRGMIAISRVRFPRGIAGRDIDPLARQFLWAAGLDYDHGTGHGVGAAMCVHEGPVRISRVSGIPLAPGMILSNEPGYYREGAFGIRIENLCVVTELGRDASPDGRDMLGFETITWAPIDRRLIDIGQMAPEEIAWLDAYHAGVRERLQDAVEGEVRDWLLAATAPLEG; translated from the coding sequence ATGTCCCAAGCCCGTCCGTCCCCCGTCGCGAATGCCCCAGCGCATCACGGCGACTATCCCGGCCGCCTGGGCCAGTTGCGCGCGCAGATGGACGCGCTGGGGGTAGATGTCGTGCTCGTCCCGCGCGCCGATGCCTATCAGGGTGAATATGTTGCGGATGCCGACGCCCGGCTGCGCTGGCTGACGGGGTTCTCAGGCTCGGCCGGGTTTGCGGCCGTCACGCGCGAACGTGCCGGCGTTTTCATCGACGGCCGCTATCGCGTGCAAGTCAAGGCCGAGACCGACCCGGCGTATTTCACGCCCGTCCCCTGGCCCGAAACGACGCTGGCCGCATGGCTGCGCGAGGCGTTGCCCGAGGGCGGCCGCGTCGGTTTTGACCCCTGGCTGCACACCATGCGCGAGGTCCAGGAGCTGGAGGAGGCGCTGACCGGCGCCGACATCGCGCTGGTGCCGATTCCGAACCCGATCGATTCTATCTGGCACGATCGCCCGGACACGCCGGTCGGCTCGGTGCGGCTGCACGACGATGCGGTCGCCGGCGCCACCGCCGCCGAAAAGCGTGCGCGTCTGGGGGCAGAGCTGGACAAGGCCGGTCAGGCCGCGGCGGTACTGACGCTGCCCGATTCCATTTCCTGGCTGCTGAACATCCGCGGCAGCGACCTGCCCAGCAACCCGGTCGTGCAGGCCTTTGCCATCCTCGAGGCGGACGGCCATGTCGCGCTCTTCACTGACCCGGCCAAGTTCGGCGATGAGGTGCGCGCCGCGCTGGGCAATTCCGTCTCGATCCTGCCGCTGGCCGGTTTCACCCCGGCACTGCAGGCCCTTAGCGGGCCGGTGCGCCTCGACCCCGGCAGCGCGCCGCAGGCCGTGGCGACCCTTCTGACCGAGATCGGGACCGAGATCGCCGAGGGTCAGGACCCCGCCGTCATGCCCAAGGCGATGAAGAACGCCGCCGAGATCGAAGGTATGCGCGCCGCCCATCTGCGCGATGCCGTCGCGATGGTTCGCGTGCTGCATTGGCTCGACACATCCCCGCCCGGCACGCTGACCGAGATGGCAGTCGTGCGCCATCTGTCCCAGTTGCGGCGCGAAGCCGGGTGCATCGACCAGTCCTTTGCTACCATCGCGGGCTCTGGTCCCAACGGCGCCTTGCCACATCACCATCCGACCGAGGCGGCGGACCGCACGCTGTCGTCGGGCGAATTGCTGGTCCTCGATTCGGGCGGCCAATACGAGGTCGGGACCACCGACATCACCCGCACCATTCCCATCGGCGAGGTTCTGGTAGAGGCGCGCGATCCCTACACCCGCGTGCTGCGCGGCATGATCGCGATCAGCCGCGTGCGCTTTCCGCGCGGCATCGCCGGGCGCGACATCGACCCGCTGGCGCGCCAGTTCCTCTGGGCGGCCGGCCTCGATTACGACCACGGCACCGGCCACGGCGTCGGCGCCGCGATGTGCGTGCATGAAGGGCCGGTCCGCATCTCGCGCGTGTCGGGAATTCCGCTGGCGCCCGGCATGATCCTGTCGAACGAGCCGGGCTACTACCGCGAGGGCGCCTTCGGCATCCGGATCGAGAACCTGTGCGTCGTGACCGAACTTGGCCGCGATGCCAGCCCCGACGGCCGCGACATGCTGGGGTTCGAGACGATCACCTGGGCGCCCATCGACCGCCGCCTGATCGACATAGGCCAGATGGCGCCGGAGGAGATCGCGTGGCTCGACGCCTATCACGCCGGGGTGCGCGAGCGCTTGCAGGATGCGGTCGAGGGCGAGGTGCGGGACTGGCTGCTGGCGGCCACCGCACCGCTGGAGGGCTGA
- a CDS encoding NCS2 family permease, with amino-acid sequence MADLFRLRAHGTTTRTEVVAGLTTFLTMAYIMFVNPDILSTTGMDRDAVFVATCLAAAIGSAIMGLWANWPIGMAPGMGLNAFFAFTVVGAMGYTWQQALGAVFISGLVFLFLSVTGIRRWLIAGIPQSMRSAIAAGIGLFLAIIALKSSGLVVANPATFIALGDLTATGPLLTIAGFFVIAALDARKVPGAILIGILVVTAVSIAIGHSAFGGIAAAPPSIAPTFMQLDIVGALGTGLVHVVLVMVLVEVFDATGTLIGIAKRAGLLTEGPAHTNEGLSRALMADSTAILAGSMLGTSSTTAYVESASGVQAGGRTGLTALVVAVLFLLSTFLSPLAGSVPAAATAPALLYVATLMLRELAEISWNDVTEAAPAVLTAIAMPFTYSIANGLAFGFVSYAVIKLLTGRAREVHPATWIVAALFVARFVLFPDG; translated from the coding sequence ATGGCCGATCTGTTTCGCCTGCGGGCGCATGGCACCACGACGCGCACCGAAGTGGTCGCAGGTCTGACGACCTTCCTGACCATGGCCTACATCATGTTCGTGAACCCGGACATCCTGTCGACCACCGGCATGGACCGCGACGCGGTGTTCGTCGCCACCTGCCTCGCCGCAGCCATCGGCTCGGCTATCATGGGCCTCTGGGCGAACTGGCCCATCGGCATGGCGCCGGGCATGGGGCTGAACGCCTTCTTTGCCTTCACCGTCGTCGGCGCCATGGGCTACACATGGCAGCAGGCGCTGGGCGCGGTGTTCATCTCGGGCTTGGTGTTCCTGTTCCTGTCGGTGACCGGCATCCGGCGCTGGTTGATCGCCGGCATCCCGCAATCCATGCGCAGCGCCATTGCCGCCGGTATCGGCCTGTTCCTGGCGATCATCGCGCTGAAATCCTCCGGATTGGTCGTCGCCAATCCGGCGACCTTCATCGCGCTCGGCGATCTGACCGCGACCGGCCCGCTGCTGACCATCGCCGGGTTTTTCGTCATCGCCGCGCTGGACGCGCGCAAGGTGCCGGGCGCGATTCTGATCGGCATTCTGGTGGTCACGGCGGTCTCTATCGCGATCGGCCACAGTGCCTTCGGCGGGATCGCTGCAGCCCCGCCGTCGATCGCGCCGACCTTCATGCAACTGGACATCGTCGGCGCGCTGGGCACCGGGCTGGTGCATGTCGTGCTGGTGATGGTGCTGGTCGAGGTGTTCGACGCCACGGGCACGCTGATCGGAATTGCAAAGCGCGCCGGCCTGCTGACCGAGGGTCCGGCCCACACGAACGAGGGCCTCAGCCGTGCGCTGATGGCCGATTCGACCGCTATCCTCGCCGGCTCGATGCTGGGCACGTCCTCGACCACGGCCTACGTCGAAAGCGCCTCGGGCGTGCAGGCCGGGGGCCGCACCGGCCTCACCGCGCTGGTGGTCGCAGTGCTGTTCCTGCTCTCGACGTTCCTGTCGCCACTGGCGGGCTCGGTTCCGGCCGCGGCGACCGCGCCGGCACTCCTTTATGTCGCGACCCTGATGCTGCGCGAACTGGCCGAGATCAGCTGGAACGACGTGACCGAGGCGGCACCCGCGGTGCTGACCGCCATCGCCATGCCGTTCACCTATTCCATCGCCAACGGCCTCGCCTTCGGCTTTGTCAGCTACGCGGTGATCAAGCTGCTGACTGGCCGCGCGCGCGAGGTCCATCCTGCGACCTGGATCGTGGCGGCCCTGTTCGTGGCGCGGTTCGTGCTGTTCCCCGACGGCTGA
- a CDS encoding GntR family transcriptional regulator: protein MPDRRRGEGVKFVYDMLRDEIIDLALPPGKAIDEIQLAERFAMSRTPIREALVRLAAEGLVTTLPNRSTIVSNIDFLNLNPFFDAITLMYRVTTRLAAEFHRPADLPAMQAAQAEFAVAVRAQDALAMIATNRDFHAAIAAAAHNPYYEGLFCRLLDEGRRILRLYYQSFDDRLPEQYVAEHDEMIAAIIARDIDRADRIARAHADQIVSQIRALVHTDRRREIAL, encoded by the coding sequence ATGCCCGACCGGCGTCGGGGCGAGGGCGTCAAGTTCGTCTATGACATGCTGCGCGACGAGATCATCGACCTTGCCCTGCCACCCGGAAAGGCCATCGACGAGATCCAACTGGCCGAACGCTTTGCCATGTCCCGCACCCCCATCCGCGAGGCGCTGGTGCGGCTTGCCGCCGAGGGACTGGTCACGACCCTGCCGAACCGCTCGACCATCGTGTCGAACATCGACTTCCTGAACCTGAACCCGTTCTTTGACGCGATCACGCTGATGTATCGCGTCACCACCCGTCTCGCAGCCGAATTCCATCGCCCCGCCGATCTGCCCGCCATGCAGGCGGCGCAGGCTGAATTCGCGGTTGCGGTGCGCGCGCAGGACGCGCTGGCGATGATCGCGACCAACCGCGACTTTCACGCCGCCATCGCCGCTGCCGCGCACAATCCTTATTACGAAGGCCTTTTCTGCCGCCTGCTGGACGAGGGCCGCCGCATCCTGCGCCTGTATTACCAGAGTTTTGACGACCGCCTGCCCGAGCAATACGTGGCCGAACATGACGAGATGATCGCCGCCATCATCGCCCGGGACATTGACCGCGCCGACCGCATCGCCCGCGCCCATGCCGACCAGATCGTCAGCCAGATCCGCGCACTGGTGCACACCGACCGCCGCCGCGAGATCGCGCTTTAG
- a CDS encoding dihydrodipicolinate synthase family protein → MTDTVFSGCMPALMTPCTADRRPDFAALARKGRELVDLGMSAVVYCGSMGDWPLLTDAERMEGVEALVGAGVPVVVGTGAVNTALAAEHAAHAQKVGAKGLMVIPRVLSRGSSASAQRAHFAAVLSAAPDLPAVIYNSPYYGFATRADLFFSLREQHKNLVGFKEFGGIADLRYAAEHITSGNDDITLMIGVDTAVVHGFVNCGASGTITGIGNALPREVLQLVALSQAAAAGDAAARTRANELEAALAVLSSFDEGPDLVLFYKHLMVLNGDQEYRLHFNADDALSDSQRGYVEAQYNLFRDWYANWSQQDDLRRFAA, encoded by the coding sequence ATGACCGACACCGTGTTTTCGGGCTGCATGCCCGCCCTGATGACGCCCTGCACCGCGGACCGCCGTCCCGATTTCGCGGCCTTGGCCCGCAAGGGGCGCGAGCTTGTCGATCTGGGAATGTCTGCCGTGGTCTATTGCGGCTCGATGGGCGACTGGCCGCTGCTGACCGACGCCGAGCGGATGGAGGGGGTCGAGGCCCTGGTGGGCGCGGGCGTGCCGGTCGTGGTCGGAACCGGCGCGGTCAACACCGCGCTTGCCGCCGAACACGCCGCCCATGCACAAAAGGTCGGCGCCAAGGGTCTGATGGTGATCCCGCGCGTGCTGTCGCGCGGCAGTTCCGCCAGCGCCCAGCGCGCCCATTTCGCGGCTGTACTTTCGGCCGCGCCTGATCTGCCGGCGGTGATCTACAACAGCCCCTATTACGGCTTTGCGACACGCGCGGATCTGTTCTTTTCCCTGCGCGAGCAGCACAAGAACCTGGTCGGCTTCAAGGAATTCGGCGGCATAGCCGACCTGCGCTACGCGGCCGAGCACATCACCAGCGGCAATGACGACATCACCCTGATGATCGGTGTCGACACTGCCGTGGTCCACGGCTTCGTCAACTGCGGCGCCTCCGGCACCATCACCGGCATCGGCAACGCCCTGCCGCGCGAGGTGCTGCAATTGGTCGCCCTGTCGCAAGCCGCCGCCGCGGGCGATGCCGCCGCCCGCACCCGGGCGAACGAGTTGGAGGCCGCGTTGGCCGTCCTGTCTTCCTTCGACGAGGGCCCTGATCTGGTTCTGTTCTACAAGCACCTGATGGTGCTGAACGGCGATCAGGAATACCGGCTGCATTTCAACGCCGACGATGCCCTCAGCGACAGCCAGCGGGGCTATGTCGAGGCGCAATACAACCTGTTCCGCGACTGGTATGCCAACTGGTCCCAGCAGGACGACCTGCGCCGGTTCGCGGCCTGA
- a CDS encoding Ldh family oxidoreductase yields the protein MTAPQTLTIPALTAKIEAIFQRARFSAAQAAAIAPVIAAGERDACKSHGVYRIEGCLRSLKIGKVNPGAVPEVIASEGSIVRVDAKGGFSPLAFELGLPLLVERARTQGLAALVINDCFHFSALWVEVERLAAEGLAAMAMCPSYATVAPHGGSAPLLGTNPFAFGWPRPDGAPYVFDFATSVAARGEVELHRRAGTPLPEGWAVDAEGQPTTDPQAALDGAMLTFGGHKGSAIATMIELLAGAMIGDLNSVEALDWLGTTAVAPKHGELILAFDPARFAGGRRDPLAAAELILSGIEGQGARLPSGRRRAARVISEAEGITLSAAEIEGLERLARDGLAAVP from the coding sequence ATGACCGCACCCCAGACCCTGACGATTCCCGCGCTTACTGCGAAGATCGAGGCGATCTTCCAGCGCGCCCGCTTCAGCGCCGCGCAGGCTGCCGCAATCGCTCCGGTCATTGCCGCGGGCGAGCGCGACGCCTGCAAGTCGCACGGTGTCTACCGGATCGAGGGCTGCCTGCGCTCGCTCAAGATCGGCAAGGTCAACCCGGGCGCAGTGCCGGAGGTCATTGCCTCCGAAGGCAGCATCGTCCGCGTCGATGCCAAGGGCGGCTTTTCCCCACTGGCCTTCGAGCTGGGACTGCCGCTGCTGGTCGAGCGGGCGCGCACTCAGGGGCTGGCAGCACTGGTCATCAACGACTGCTTCCATTTCTCGGCCCTGTGGGTCGAGGTTGAACGGCTGGCGGCCGAGGGCTTGGCGGCAATGGCCATGTGCCCCAGCTATGCCACCGTAGCCCCGCATGGCGGCAGCGCCCCGCTGCTGGGCACCAACCCATTTGCCTTTGGTTGGCCGCGGCCCGACGGCGCGCCCTATGTTTTTGACTTCGCCACCAGCGTCGCCGCGCGCGGCGAGGTCGAGTTGCACCGCCGCGCCGGCACGCCCCTGCCAGAGGGTTGGGCGGTGGACGCCGAGGGCCAGCCTACGACCGACCCGCAGGCGGCGCTGGACGGCGCGATGCTGACCTTCGGCGGCCACAAGGGCAGCGCCATCGCGACGATGATCGAACTGCTCGCCGGTGCGATGATCGGCGATCTGAACAGTGTCGAGGCACTGGACTGGCTCGGCACCACCGCCGTTGCGCCCAAGCATGGCGAGTTGATCCTCGCGTTCGATCCCGCGCGCTTTGCCGGCGGCCGGCGCGACCCGTTGGCCGCGGCCGAGCTGATCCTGTCGGGGATCGAGGGGCAGGGCGCGCGTCTGCCGTCGGGCCGGCGCCGCGCGGCGCGCGTCATTTCCGAGGCAGAGGGGATCACTCTGAGCGCAGCCGAGATCGAGGGGCTGGAGCGCCTCGCGCGGGACGGGCTGGCGGCGGTGCCGTAA
- a CDS encoding aldehyde dehydrogenase (NADP(+)) — MSSFTPHGQHIIACQKVPGARSFASSPATGPAHDYAVGTPELVAEACAAAEDAFAAYAATTREQRAVFLEAIADAIEARADQITEIGTQETGLPTARLEGERGRTTGQLRLFADHLRDGAYLDRRVDPALPDRQPAPRPEIRMMQRPIGPVAVFGASNFPLAFSVAGGDTAAALAAGCPVVVKGHSAHPGTGEIVADAIAEAAMRCGMPAGVFSLIQGGDRAVGQALVTDPRIKAVGFTGSLAGGRALFDLCAQRPEPIPFFGELGSVNPMFVLPAAAAARGQAVAQGWAGSLTLGAGQFCTNPGIAIVQDGPGADTFIEAARTALAAVAPQVMLTDGIAAAYREGQARLDSRNAVRPVHVTRSEGRSAAPNLYEVRGADWLQDHDLGDEVFGPLGLVVRAADSAEMLALAQGFDGQLTATLQMDDADLPIARELLPILERKAGRILVNGFPTGVEVVDSMVHGGPYPASTNFGATSVGTLSIRRFLRPVAYQNLPRALMPDDLQY; from the coding sequence ATGAGCAGCTTTACCCCCCACGGCCAGCACATCATCGCCTGCCAGAAGGTACCGGGCGCGCGCAGCTTTGCCTCCAGTCCGGCAACCGGTCCCGCGCATGACTATGCCGTCGGCACGCCTGAGTTGGTTGCCGAGGCCTGCGCCGCGGCGGAGGACGCCTTTGCAGCCTACGCCGCGACGACGCGCGAGCAGCGCGCGGTCTTTCTCGAGGCCATTGCCGACGCCATCGAGGCGCGCGCCGACCAGATCACCGAGATCGGCACCCAGGAAACAGGCCTGCCTACCGCCCGGCTGGAGGGCGAGCGCGGCCGGACCACCGGCCAGCTGCGCCTCTTTGCCGATCATTTGCGCGACGGCGCCTATCTGGACCGCCGGGTCGATCCGGCCTTGCCCGACCGCCAGCCCGCGCCGCGGCCAGAGATCCGCATGATGCAGCGGCCCATCGGGCCGGTCGCGGTTTTCGGGGCCTCGAATTTTCCGCTGGCCTTCAGCGTCGCCGGTGGGGACACCGCCGCCGCCCTTGCGGCCGGCTGCCCCGTCGTCGTGAAGGGTCATTCCGCCCATCCCGGCACCGGCGAGATCGTCGCCGACGCCATTGCCGAGGCCGCGATGCGCTGCGGCATGCCGGCCGGCGTCTTCTCGCTGATCCAGGGCGGCGACCGCGCGGTCGGACAGGCGCTCGTGACCGATCCGCGCATCAAGGCGGTCGGCTTTACCGGCAGCCTCGCAGGCGGGCGCGCATTGTTCGACCTCTGCGCGCAGCGCCCCGAGCCAATCCCGTTCTTTGGCGAGCTAGGCAGCGTCAACCCGATGTTCGTACTGCCCGCCGCCGCCGCGGCGCGCGGGCAGGCGGTCGCGCAGGGCTGGGCCGGATCGCTGACTTTGGGCGCGGGGCAGTTCTGCACCAACCCCGGCATCGCCATCGTCCAGGACGGCCCTGGCGCCGATACCTTCATCGAGGCAGCGCGCACCGCGCTGGCTGCAGTCGCGCCGCAGGTGATGCTGACCGATGGCATCGCCGCCGCCTATCGCGAGGGGCAGGCGCGCCTCGATTCCCGCAACGCGGTCCGGCCGGTGCACGTCACCCGGTCCGAGGGCCGCAGCGCAGCGCCCAACCTTTACGAGGTTCGCGGCGCAGACTGGCTGCAGGACCACGACCTTGGCGACGAAGTTTTCGGCCCGCTCGGCCTCGTCGTGCGCGCCGCCGACAGCGCCGAGATGCTGGCGCTGGCTCAGGGCTTTGACGGCCAGCTCACCGCTACGCTGCAAATGGACGACGCCGACCTGCCCATCGCGCGCGAGCTGCTGCCGATCCTCGAGCGCAAGGCCGGCCGGATTCTTGTCAACGGCTTTCCCACGGGGGTCGAGGTCGTGGATTCGATGGTCCATGGGGGCCCCTACCCGGCCTCGACCAACTTCGGCGCAACCAGCGTCGGCACGCTGTCGATCCGCCGCTTTCTGCGCCCGGTCGCCTACCAGAACCTGCCCCGGGCACTGATGCCCGACGACCTGCAATACTGA
- a CDS encoding transporter substrate-binding domain-containing protein, which produces MKAFIAAAATAAGLAAAFAPAAQADQLDDIIASGTLRCAVVLDFPPMGARDEQNNPVGFDVDYCNDLAAALGVKAEIVETPFPDRIPALVSGRADIGVASTSDTLERAKTVGFSIPYFAFKNVVLTREDAGIADFNALNGKTVGSVAGTYEAIALENDVKKWGAGSFRPYQTQADVFLALSQGQIDATVVTSTVAAATVKSGKFPGLTIKGDAPYNIDYVALIALRNEYGLLNYLDLFVNQQVRTGRYQELFEKHVGGEAPDLTIAKVYR; this is translated from the coding sequence ATGAAAGCCTTCATTGCCGCCGCTGCCACCGCCGCAGGGCTTGCCGCTGCCTTCGCCCCCGCGGCGCAAGCCGACCAGCTTGACGACATCATCGCCTCGGGCACGCTGCGCTGCGCGGTGGTGCTGGATTTCCCGCCGATGGGCGCGCGGGACGAGCAGAACAACCCGGTCGGCTTTGACGTCGACTACTGCAACGACCTCGCCGCCGCCCTTGGCGTCAAGGCCGAGATCGTCGAGACGCCCTTCCCCGACCGCATCCCTGCGCTCGTCTCGGGCCGCGCCGATATCGGCGTCGCCTCGACCTCGGATACGCTCGAGCGGGCAAAGACCGTCGGCTTCTCGATCCCCTATTTCGCCTTCAAGAACGTCGTGCTGACCCGTGAGGATGCGGGCATCGCCGATTTCAACGCGCTGAACGGCAAGACCGTCGGCTCGGTCGCCGGCACCTACGAGGCGATCGCGCTGGAAAACGACGTCAAGAAATGGGGCGCCGGCAGCTTCCGCCCTTACCAGACGCAGGCCGACGTGTTCCTTGCACTGTCGCAGGGCCAGATCGACGCCACCGTCGTGACCTCGACCGTCGCCGCGGCGACCGTCAAGTCGGGCAAGTTCCCGGGCCTGACCATCAAGGGCGATGCGCCCTACAACATCGACTATGTCGCGCTGATCGCGCTGCGCAACGAATACGGGCTGCTGAATTACCTCGATCTGTTCGTCAACCAGCAGGTCCGCACCGGCCGGTACCAGGAGCTGTTTGAAAAGCATGTCGGCGGCGAGGCGCCCGACCTGACCATCGCCAAGGTCTACCGCTAA
- a CDS encoding amino acid ABC transporter permease: protein MFNYTFQWRQAFRALPQMLDGALVTLQIAVLSMLIGGAFAILLAVARNSQSRWLRAPATAWVEVARNTPALFQIYMAHFGLGSFGIHLSPYTSLLAGIAFNNAGYLAETFRGALRAIPATQTRAARSLGMGAAQAFRLIVAPQMLRIAFLPTTNQMVWAILMTSLGVTVGMNTDLAGVTQDLNSRSFRTFEFFALAAVIYYALAKILTVGARLLAWRMFRY from the coding sequence ATGTTCAACTATACCTTCCAGTGGCGGCAGGCGTTTCGCGCCCTGCCGCAGATGCTGGACGGCGCGCTGGTGACGCTACAGATCGCTGTGCTGTCGATGCTGATCGGCGGCGCCTTTGCGATCCTGCTGGCGGTGGCGCGCAATTCGCAATCGCGCTGGCTGCGCGCGCCGGCGACCGCCTGGGTCGAGGTCGCCCGCAACACACCCGCGCTGTTCCAGATCTACATGGCGCATTTCGGCCTGGGCTCGTTCGGCATTCACCTGTCGCCCTACACCTCGCTGCTCGCGGGGATCGCCTTCAACAACGCCGGCTACCTGGCCGAGACCTTCCGCGGCGCGCTGCGCGCCATTCCCGCGACCCAGACGCGGGCCGCGCGCTCGCTCGGCATGGGCGCGGCGCAGGCGTTCCGGCTGATCGTAGCGCCGCAGATGCTGCGCATCGCCTTTCTGCCGACCACCAACCAGATGGTCTGGGCGATCCTGATGACGTCGTTGGGGGTCACCGTGGGCATGAACACCGACCTTGCGGGCGTCACGCAAGACCTGAACTCGCGCAGCTTCCGGACCTTTGAATTCTTCGCCCTGGCGGCCGTGATCTACTACGCGCTGGCCAAGATCCTGACCGTCGGCGCGCGGCTGCTCGCCTGGCGCATGTTCCGGTACTGA
- a CDS encoding amino acid ABC transporter permease: MFDTSLTASDLLFLARGAGMTLWITAIAVLFGTLLGLMFGVVRSVLNPVLALPLTFVLDVFRSVPLLIQLILANAFQAIARLGISPFTVSCIVLALYTSAYCTEIVRGAISAVPQTTRRAARSLGLTWGQDMTQIVFPMALRVGLPSWIGLVLGVMKDSALVLWLGIIELLRSSQILVTRLQEPMTILLLTGAIYFLLSFPIARLGGRLERRWREND; this comes from the coding sequence ATGTTTGACACCAGCCTCACCGCTTCCGACCTGCTGTTCCTGGCAAGGGGCGCCGGGATGACGCTGTGGATCACAGCCATTGCGGTGCTGTTCGGCACCCTTCTGGGCCTCATGTTCGGCGTCGTGCGCAGCGTGCTGAACCCGGTCCTCGCCCTGCCGCTGACCTTCGTGCTGGACGTGTTCCGATCGGTCCCGCTGCTCATCCAGCTGATCCTGGCCAATGCCTTTCAGGCCATCGCGCGCCTCGGCATCAGCCCCTTCACGGTCAGCTGCATCGTCCTTGCCCTCTATACCTCAGCGTATTGCACCGAGATCGTGCGCGGCGCGATTTCTGCCGTGCCGCAGACGACGCGCCGGGCGGCCCGCTCGCTGGGGCTGACCTGGGGCCAGGACATGACGCAGATCGTCTTTCCCATGGCGCTGCGCGTGGGGCTGCCCAGCTGGATCGGCCTCGTCCTCGGCGTGATGAAGGACAGCGCGCTGGTCCTGTGGCTGGGCATCATCGAACTGCTGCGCTCCAGCCAGATCCTGGTCACCCGCCTGCAAGAGCCGATGACGATCCTGCTGCTGACCGGGGCGATCTACTTTTTGCTCAGCTTTCCCATCGCCCGCCTGGGCGGTCGCCTTGAACGACGGTGGCGTGAAAATGATTGA
- a CDS encoding amino acid ABC transporter ATP-binding protein: MIEIQNVRKSFGALEVLKGIDLTVQRGEVVSVIGGSGSGKSTLLTCINGLEPIDSGRIAIDGTEVHAKGTDLNKLRRKVGIVFQQWNAFPHLTVMENVTLAPRKVLGLARAEAEAIAERQLAHVGLGDKLKVYPGRLSGGQQQRMAIARALAMSPDYMLFDEVTSALDPQLVGEVLDTLRLLAHEGMTMICVTHEMKFAREVSDRVAFFHQGVMAEIAPPGQLFDAPQSPELRKFLAATH; this comes from the coding sequence ATGATTGAGATTCAGAATGTCCGAAAATCCTTTGGCGCGCTTGAGGTCCTCAAGGGGATCGACCTGACCGTGCAGCGCGGCGAGGTGGTGTCGGTGATCGGTGGCTCGGGGTCGGGCAAGTCCACCCTGCTCACCTGCATCAACGGGCTGGAGCCGATCGATTCCGGCCGCATCGCCATCGACGGGACCGAGGTTCATGCCAAGGGAACCGACCTCAACAAGCTGCGGCGTAAGGTCGGGATCGTGTTCCAGCAATGGAACGCCTTTCCGCACCTGACGGTGATGGAAAACGTCACCCTCGCCCCGCGCAAGGTGTTGGGGCTGGCGCGGGCCGAGGCAGAGGCGATCGCCGAGCGGCAGCTGGCCCATGTCGGCCTTGGCGACAAGCTGAAGGTCTATCCCGGCCGACTGTCGGGCGGCCAGCAGCAGCGCATGGCCATTGCCCGGGCACTGGCGATGTCGCCCGACTACATGCTGTTCGACGAGGTAACATCGGCCCTCGACCCGCAACTTGTGGGTGAGGTGCTCGATACTCTCCGTCTGCTCGCGCACGAAGGCATGACCATGATCTGCGTCACGCACGAGATGAAATTCGCACGCGAGGTCTCGGACCGCGTCGCGTTCTTCCATCAGGGGGTGATGGCCGAGATCGCGCCCCCCGGCCAGCTGTTCGACGCGCCACAATCGCCCGAACTGCGCAAGTTCCTTGCCGCAACCCACTGA